The genomic region TCATGTTTATTATTTTAACAATGCTACTGAGGCTGCACTAACATCAATTCCACAGGCTTTACCCAGTTCCTTCATATGTTCAACAAACACTACATCTACTGTTTTTTCATTACACAACTGAACCAAGCTATCTATAATGAATCGGTCTGCATCTTTTGCTATATACATCATTTCAACCTTATCATTAATAACAGCTCGTTTGGCCTGCTTCGTACCTATGACTTTTTTCTTGTCTTTTAAATCAGACAACATATTAAATTTCCTCCTTTTTTAAATACCGAGAAGATTATGTGTTTAACACATAATCTTCGTTGATATCAAAAAAGCAAACCTTCCTTTTTGCACACTTATATATTTTAACACCTGATATTATCCATGTCAATAATTATTCTTCAACTTCGTTCTCTTCTTCTTCTTCTTTTTCTATATTATTTACAGCTATATTTTTATACCTTCTCATGCCAGTACCAGCAGGTATAAGTTTACCAATTATTACATTTTCCTTAAGCCCAAGAAGATGATCTTCTTTACCTTTTATTGCCGCTTCAGTAAGCACTCTGGTAGTCTCTTGGAAAGATGCAGCCGATAAGAATGATTCTGTGGCTAAAGATGCCTTAGTTATACCTAAAAGTGTTCTTCTTCCCACTGCTGGCTTCCCATCTTGATCTTCTATTTTTTCATTTTCAGCTTCAAAATCAAATATATTAACTAGGCTTCCTGGAAGCAAATCAGTATCTCCTGCATCCTCTATTTTTACTTTGTTTAACATTTGCTTAACAATAACCTCAACGTGCTTATCATTTATATCCACACCCTGCATCTTATATACCCTCTGAACCTCTTTCACTATATAAGACTGGACTCCGTTGACACCTTTAATCTTTAATATATCATGGGGATTTACTGAACCTTCAGTAAGCTCATCTCCAGCCTCTATATAATCACCATTTCTCACCTTTATTCTAGATCCATATGGCACAGTATATGATTTGCTTTCTCCATCTTCATCTGTAACTACTACTTCTTTTTTCTTCTTGCTTTCATTAATAGATATCTTACCTGCTATCTCTGAGATTATTGCAAGTCCCTTTGGTTTTCTAGCCTCAAATAACTCTTCAACCCTAGGCAAACCTTGAGTTATATCTCCTCCTGCTACACCACCAGTATGGAATGTTCTCATGGTAAGCTGAGTTCCTGGCTCTCCTATAGACTGAGCAGCTATAATTCCAACGGCCTCACCAACATCTACTTTTCCTCCAGTAGCAAGGTTCCTGCCATAACATTTAGCACAAATTCCATGTTTAACTTTACAAGTAAGAACCGATCTTATCTTTACAGATTCTACTCCTGCAGCTTCTATTCTATCAGCAGTATTATTATCTATTAGATTTCCTGCAGCAACTAATACTTCACCAGTTTCAGGGTTAACTACATCTTCTAGACAGTACCTTCCCGCTATCCTCTCAGATAAAGCTTCTATTATCTCATTGCCATCTTTAAATGCTTTAACCACTATGCCTTCTTCAGTGCCACAATCTTCATGTCTAACTATAACATCTTGACTTACATCCACAAGTCTCCTTGTTAAGTATCCCGAATCCGCCGTTCTCAATGCCGTATCCGCCAATCCTTTTCTGGCACCATGGGTAGAAATAAAGAATTCCAAAACTGAAAGTCCTTCTCTAAAGTTAGCCTTAACAGGCATCTCAACAGTTTTACCCGAAGCATTTGCCATAAGTCCCCTCATACCGGCTAACTGTCTTATCTGGTTTTTACTACCTCTAGCTCCAGAATGGGCCATTATAAATATATTGTTCAATTTATCTAGATTACTCATCAATGCATCGGTTACATCCTCTGTGGTCTTAGTCCACACTTCAATTACTTTTTCATATCTCTCGTCATCTGATATAAGACCTCTTCTATATGCCTTTTCATATTTATCTATTAATTCCTCAGCTTTAGAAACCAATTCTTTTTTTGCCTCAGGAACTATTATATCTCCGACACTTATAGTAATAGCTCCCACTGTAGAATAATGGAACCCAACCTGTTTTATATGGTCAAGCACTGATGCAGTAACAGTATTTCCATGCGTATTAAAGCATTTTTCTATAATTTTTCCAAGCATTTTTTTATCAACCAAGGTATCCACTTCTAAAGAATATTTATCTTTAGACCTATCTACAAATCCTAAATCCTGTGGAAGGTGCTCATTAAATATGAATCTTCCCACAGTACCTTCAACCAGCTGACCTTTATCATCTTCATCTAGTCTTCTCCTAATCTTGACTCTAGCATGAAGTCCTACTTCTTCATTTTGATAGGCAAGGAACATTTCATTAAAATCTTTAAATATCTTTCCTTCTCCTTTTTCTCCATCAACTTCTATTGTCAAATAATAACTTCCCAGTACCATATCTTGGGTAGGAGTAGTTATAGGCTTTCCTGCCTGAGGAGCTAAAATATTATTTATAGATAACATTAAAAATCTTGATTCCGCTTGAGCTTCACTGGACAATGGCACATGGACAGCCATCTGGTCTCCATCAAAGTCCGCATTATATGCTGTACATACCAATGGATGAAGTTTTATAGCTTTACCTTCTACAATTACAGGTTCAAAAGCCTGAATACCCAATCTATGAAGGGTAGGAGCACGGTTAAGAAGCACTGGGTGGTTTTTAATAACCAATTCTAAAACATCCCAAACTTCACCTTTCACTTTCTCTACCATTCTCTTTGCACTCTTAATATTATGAGCTAATCCATCACTCACTAATTTCTTCATTACAAAAGGCTTAAATAATTCCAAAGCCATTTCTTTAGGTAATCCACATTGATAAAACTTCAGCTCTGGTCCTACGACTATAACAGAACGTCCAGAGTAGTCAACCCTTTTCCCCAATAGATTTTGTCTAAATCTACCTTGCTTACCTTTAAGCATATCGGATAGAGATTTTAATGGCCTATTACCTGGTCCTGTTACAGGCCTACCCCTTCTACCATTATCTATTAAGGCATCTACTGCTTCTTGAAGCATTCTTTTTTCATTTCTTACAATTATATCTGGTGCACCTAAATCTAAAAGTCTTTTTAATCTATTATTTCTATTTATAACCCTTCTATACAAATCATTTAAATCAGATGTAGCAAACCTACCACCGTCTAGTTGAACCATAGGTCTCAAATCTGGTGGAATAATAGGTATAACATCCAATATCATCCATTCTGGTTTATTTCCAGATTGTCTAAATGCCTCTATTACTTCTAACCTTCTTGTTATCCTAATCTTTTTTTGTCCAGAACTGTCTTTAAGTTGCATCCTAAGTTCCTTAGACTCTTTATCCAATTCTATATTTCTCAACAACTCTTTAACGGCCTCTGCACCCATACCAGCCTTAAATTTTTTGCCATATTTATCTACGGCCTCTCTATACTCTTTCTCACTTAAAAGTTGTTTATTGGACAAAGGAGTATCTCCCGAATCAATTACTACATATGAAGCAAAATACAATATCTTTTCAAGAGATCTTGGAGACATATCTAATATAAGTCCCATTCTACTAGGTATCCCTTTAAAATACCAAATATGAGAAACTGGAGCAGCTAATTCAATATGCCCCATTCTCTCTCTTCTAACTTTAGCCTTTGTTACTTCAACACCACATCTATCACATACAACGCCCTTATACCTAACTCTCTTATACTTACCACAGTGACACTCCCAGTCCTTTGTAGGCCCAAATATCTTTTCACAAAATAGACCTTCTTTTTCTGGCTTAAGTGTTCTATAGTTTATAGTTTCTGGTTTTTTAACCTCACCTCTAGACCACTGTCTAATCTTTTCAGGAGAAGCTAATCCAATTCTTATGGAATCAAAGTTATTTAATTCAAACAAGGGGCTTTCTCTCCCTTCCACTTAAATAATTTATAGGATAAACTTTCAATGAACAACATCAATTCTTATCATCTTCTTGATCGTAATCATTATTTTCAAGTTCTAATTTAATATTACTATCTTCTTCATCATCTTCCACCGATTCTTTAATCTCTATTTCATTATCTTCTTCCGTAAGTACCTTGACATCTAACGATAAACTTTGAAGCTCTTTTATTAACACCTTAAAGGATTCAGGTATTCCAGGATCTGGTATATTTTCACCTTTAACAATAGCTTCATATGTTTTAACACGGCCTACAACATCGTCAGATTTAACTGTTAATATCTCTTGAAGTGTATGAGCAGCTCCATAGGCCTCCAATGCCCAAACCTCCATCTCACCAAATCTCTGTCCTCCAAACTGTGCTTTACCTCCCAGAGGTTGCTGAGTAACTAGAGAATAAGGTCCTGTAGATCTTGCATGTATTTTATCATCAACTAAGTGATGGAGTTTTAACATATACATATATCCAACAGTAACTGGATTATCAAAATGCTCCCCAGTTCTTCCATCTCTAAGCATTATTTTACCACTTCTAGGAAGTCCTGCTTCCTCCAACGCATCCATTATATCATCTTCATTGGCACCGTCAAATACAGGAGTAGCTACATGCCATCCCAATGCATTGGCAGCCATACCTAAATGGACCTCTAAGACCTGACCTATATTCATCCTTGATGGTACCCCTAAAGGATTTAATACCACATCTAGAGGCTTTCCATCTGGTAAATATGGCATATCTTCCTCTGGCAGTATTCTAGAAATAACACCCTTGTTCCCATGCCTACCACACATCTTATCTCCAACATTTATTTTTCTTTTAGTAGCCACATATACTCTAACTAACTCATTAACTCCTGGTGGCAATTCATCTCCATTTTCTCTAGTAAATACCTTCACATCCACTATAATGCCTGTCTCACCGTGGGGCACTCTCAATGAAGTATCTCTAACCTCTCTAGCCTTTTCTCCAAATATAGCTCTCAAAAGTCTTTCCTCAGCAGTAAGCTCAGTCTCTCCTTTAGGAGTTACTTTTCCTACTAAAATATCTCCAGACTTAACCTCTGCTCCTGACCTTATTATTCCTCTTTCATCTAAATCCTTAAGGGCATCTTCTCCAACATTGGGTATATCCCTAGTTATCTCTTCTGGTCCCAATTTAGTATCCCTTGCATCGGATTCATACTCTTCTATGTGAATAGATGTTAATACATCTTCCTTAACTAATCTCTCATTTAATAATATAGCATCCTCATAGTTATAACCTTCCCAAGTCATAAACCCTATCAGTAAATTTTTACCTAAGGCAATCTCTCCTAAATCAGTAGAAGGTCCATCTGCTATAACTTGACCCTTTTGGATCTTTTCGTCTTTTTCAACTATAGGTCTTTGATTAATACAAGTACCTTGATTAGACCGCTTAAACTTTAATAATTTATATTTTTCTATCTGTCCATCTTCGTCTTTTCTTATCAAGATTTCATTGGCACTTACTTTATCTACTACACCATCAACTTTAGAAACAATGGCAACTCCAGAGTCCTTCGCTGCCTTATATTCCATTCCAGTACCAATTATAGGGGCTTGAGGCTTCAACAAAGGCACTGCCTGTCTCTGCATGTTAGCACCCATCAATGCCCTATTGGCATCATCATTCTCTAAAAATGGTATCATAGCTGTTGCTACAGAAACTATCTGTTTAGGAGACACATCCATATAATCCGCTTCATCTCTTGGTATTACATCGATAGCACCATTCTCTCCCCTGATAGCAACCCTCTTATTTATAAAATGTCCCTCTTCATCTAATGGCTCATTTGCCTGGGATACAACAAAATAATCTTCAACATCTGCTGTCAAATATTCTATATCCTCAGTAACTACAGCCCTTTCTTTATCTACTTTTCTAAAAGGCGCTTCAATAAAACCATATTCATTTATCCTAGCATATGTTGCCAGTGAGTTTATTAGTCCTATATTTGGACCCTCAGGCGTTTCTATTGGACACATTCTACCATAATGGGAATGGTGAACATCCCTAACCTCGAATCCAGCCCTATCTCTACTTAATCCTCCTGGCCCTAATGCAGACATCCTTCTCTTATGGGTAAGCTCAGCCAACGGATTTGTTTGATCCATAAATTGAGACAATTGACTGCTACCAAAAAATTCTTTTATAGAGGCTGCCACTGGCCTTATATTTATCAATGCTTGAGGCGTAGCAATATCTATATCTTGAATAGTCATCCTCTCTCTAACTACCCTCTCCATTCTAGAAAGACCTATTCTAAATTGGTTTTGCAACAATTCTCCCACTGACCTAACTCTTCTATTGCCTAAATGATCTATATCATCTTCTTCCCCTACACCATTAAAAAGATTGAATTCATAGTTCATAGAAGCAATAATATCTGGTATTATTATATGCTTAGGCATAAGCTCTCTTATTCTTTCTTTTATTGAATCCTTTATTTCGTCTTCATTTTCACTTTGATCTAATATAGATTTCATTACAGGATAATATACCCTTTCCTTTAGACCTAATTCAGTCAAATCAAAGGGTAATTCAAAGGAATCTACATCTATAAAATGATTGCCTATAACTTTTACTATTTTACTACCATCTACTAATATATCTACATCATTTATACCAGAAGCCTCTATTTTATATGCCATATCTCTAGTTATCTTTTGACCCTTTTCTGCTAAAATCTCTCCAGTCTCAGGGTCCACTACATTTTCTGCTGCTTCTCTACCTATTATTCTATTATGTAGAGCTAATTTCTTGTTAAATTTATATCTACCAACTTTAGCTAAATCGTATCTTTTGGGATCAAAAAATAATGTGTTTATCAAAGACCTTGCACTTTCTACTGCTGGTGGCTCTCCAGGTCTTAATCTCTTATAAATTTCTAATAGTCCGTCTTCTTCTGATTCAGCACTATCTTTCTCCAAAGAATTCAATAGCTCTTCGCTTTCTCCAAACAACTCTAATATATCTGCGTCTGTACCATATCCCATGGCTCTAGCTAGTACTGTAATAGGAAGCTTTCTAGTCCTATCAACCCTTACATATACTATGCCATTAGAGTCACTCTCAAACTCTAACCAAGCACCTCTATTTGGTATTACTGTGGCAGAATATTGCCTATTCCCTGTCTTATCTATATTCTGGGAATAATAAACGCCAGGAGACCTTACCAACTGACTTACAATAACCCTTTCTGCTCCATTAATTATAAAAGTCCCTTTTTCTGTCATTAATGGAAAGTCTCCCATGAACACCTCTTGTTCCTTTACTTCTCCTGTTTCCTTATTAATAAGTCTTACCTTCACCTTCAATGGTGCAGCATAGGTGGTATCTCTTTCTTTACATTCTTCTACACAATATTTAGGTTCACCAGAAATATGATAATCAACAAACTCCAAAATCAAATTTCCAGTATAGTCCTGTATTGGAGATATATCTTCAAATACCTCCTTTAATCCTTCATTCACAAACCACTTATAAGATTGTTTCTGTACTTCAATTAAATCAGGTAATTCTAAAACTTCTTCAATCCTAGAATAACTCATTCTAACCCGTTTACCAAATGAAACAGGATGCACCATTTATAATTCACCCCTTATTTAAAACTAAAATACCATAAGTAATATTTACTAATGGCTTCTTTTCATGGTATGATTAATAACATATCTATATATTATTCCCCTTTGGGAAATATTTATTCAAAATTTATGCCAACTTTTGACTATTCGGCATTTTATAATATTATCACATGAAAATACAGTTGTCAAGTAAAGTTTCTCCAAAAAAATAAGCTTCAAAAAAAATCTTCGAAGCTTATCCTTTTAGTCAATATATTAAATTCAATAAAGCAAAATACATGAAATATGCTCTGGGAAAATCCCAGAGCAATTATTTAAAACTATTTTACTTCTACAGTTGCTCCTACTTCTTCTAATTTTGATTTCATTTCTTCTGCATCTTCTTTAGATACTGCTTCTTTAACTGGCTTTGGAGCTCCATCAACTAATGCCTTAGCTTCTTTTAATCCTAATCCAGTTATTTCTCTAACTACTTTGATAACTTTGATCTTAGAATTTCCAGCATTTGAAAGAACTACATCAAATTCAGTCTTTTCTTCTGCGCCACCTGCTGCTGCTGCACCTGCTACTGGAGCTGCTGCCATTGCTACTGGAGCTTGAGCACTTACTCCAAATTCTTCTTCTAATGCCTTTACTAAATCAGATAATTCTAAAACTGTTAATCCCTTTACCTCTTCAATTAAATTCATAACTTTTTCACTTGCCATTTTATTATCCCTCCATTATTTTCTTTAAACATTTAATTTTTATTTCTCATTCAATTATGCCTCTTGTTTCTCCTTAACGGCATTTAATGCATATACAAGGTTTTTGATATTAGCTTGCAATACATTGGCAAATCCAGATATTGGACCATTCAATCCTCCAAGCACTTGTGCTATTAACACTTCTTTTGGTGGTAATTCTGCCAATTCTTTTATGCCATCTAATCCAATAATCTTACCATCTACTACACCAGCTTTTATGTCAAGCTCTTCATGTTCTTTAGCAAATTCATTTGTGATTTTAGCTGGAGCCACTGGATCCTCAAATCCAAAAGCAATAGCATTAGGTCCTACCAAGTGTTTATTGAATTCCTCTAATCCTTGGTCTTTAAAAGCAAATCTCATCATAGTGTTTTTGTATACTTTATATTCTACTCCTGCTTCAGTAAACTTCTTTCTTAATTCTGTAACTTCTTCAACATTTAAACCTCTATAGTCAACCAACACCATGGCTTGAGCTTTGTCAATTTTTCCTTTTATTTCTTCAACAACTTGTTTTTTGGACTCTATCCTCGAACTCATTTATCTTCCACCTCCCTAAAGAGCAATTCTACAATTTTCTAGCATTAAATATAATTATTATTAAAAAAAGGATCTCTCATAGACATAGAGAGATCCTGCATAATCATTTTATCAGGAAACCTCGGTAGGATATTTAAGCTTAACGCTCCTACTGTCTACGGTGTAATATACAATTTATTTAATAGAAACAAAATTTATTATAACACTCTACAATAAGGTTGTCAACAAATTTATTTCTCCATTAATTTTTGTCCATTAATCTTTATTCCTGGACCCATCGTACTAGATATAACAACACTTCTTAAATATTTCCCCTTTGCTGCCGATGGTTTAGCCTTTATTATCGCACCCATAATTGCATCAAAGTTTTCCTGTAATTTCTCTGTTCCAAAAGAAGCCTTTCCTATAGGAACATGTATTATACTAGTCTTATCAACTCTATACTCTACTTTACCAGCTTTAATCTCTTTTATAGCTTTTTCTACATCAAATGTAACTGTACCTGATTTAGGATTGGGCATTAAACCCTTAGGTCCTAATATTCTACCTAATCTACCAACAACCCCCATCATATCAGGAGTAGCTACTACTACATCAAAATCAAACCAATTTTCTTTTTGAATTTTTTCCATATACTCTTCAGCACCAACATAATCTGCTCCAGCAGCTTCCGCTTCTTTTACTTTTTCTCCTTTAGCAAAAACAAGAACCTTTTTTGTCTTTCCAGTACCATGAGGAAGAACTATAGCTCCTCTAACTTGTTGGTCTGCATGTCTTGGATCTACTCCTAGTCTAACCGATAACTCTATAGTTTCATCAAATTTAGCTTTAGCTGTTTTTTGTACTAACTCTATTGATTCTGACGCATCATATAATTTTTCCCTATCAAGTATTTTGGCACTATCTTGATAATTTTTACCTCTTTTTGACATAAGTATAACCTCCTCAGTGGTATTAACGACTTTACAAATCTCCCACATATTTCATTATTCTTCGACTACAATTCCCATACTTCTAGCTGTACCAGCCACCATACTCATAGCAGCATCAATATCATTTGCATTCAAATCTGGCATCTTAACTTCTGCAATTTCCTTTACTTTATCCTTTGATATTGTTGCTACTTTATTCTTATTTGGCTCTCCAGATGCTGTGTCTATACCCAATGCTTTTTTAAGCAAAACAGCTACTGGAGGGGTTTTTGTTATAAAGCTAAAAGATCTATCTTGGTAAACTGTTAGAACAACAGGAATTATCATGCCTGATTGATCAGCAGTTTTTGCATTAAATTCTTTACAGAATCCCATTATGTTTACACCATGAGGTCCCAAAGCAGTACCTACTGGTGGTGCTGGAGTTGCTTTTCCCGCTGGAATCTGTAATTTTACTACAGCTACAACTTTCTTAGCCATAACCCTTACACCTCCTTATTATTTAGTGGATTTAGACAGTTTGTCTACCACTTTTGACAAATATTTAATCTAAAATTTATTTATATTTTTTAAAATTACTCACTAGAATAAATAAACTCCCATTACAATTTCTCCACTTGCCCAAAATCTAACTCAACAAGGGTCTCTCTACCAAACATAGATATAAACACTTTCATTTTTCTCTTTTCAAGATTTATATCTTCTACATTTCCCATGAAGTTTTCAAAGGGTCCTGATATAACCTTTATAGAATCCCCTATCTCTATATCTATTTGAGGTAAAGCTTCTTGTACTCCCAACATCTTAATTTCGTCATTGGTCAATGGAACAGGTTTAGAACCAGGCCCAACAAAACCTGTAACCCCTCTGGTATTCCTTACAAGATACCAGGATTCGTCAGTTATTATCATCTTCACCATAACATATCCAGGAAATTTCTTTCTCTCTTTTACTTTTCTTTTTCCATTTTTAGTCTCTATATGCTCTTCAGTGGGCACTTTAACTTCTTGTATTACGTCTTGCATTCCTCTATTTTCTACCATCTTCTCTATATTCGCCATAACTTTATTTTCATGTCCTGAATACGTGTGTACAACATACCACTTGGCTTTATCTGATATATCTGCCATATTATATGGGGACCTAATAAAAAAGGTC from Clostridiisalibacter paucivorans DSM 22131 harbors:
- the rplK gene encoding 50S ribosomal protein L11, whose translation is MAKKVVAVVKLQIPAGKATPAPPVGTALGPHGVNIMGFCKEFNAKTADQSGMIIPVVLTVYQDRSFSFITKTPPVAVLLKKALGIDTASGEPNKNKVATISKDKVKEIAEVKMPDLNANDIDAAMSMVAGTARSMGIVVEE
- the rplL gene encoding 50S ribosomal protein L7/L12, translated to MASEKVMNLIEEVKGLTVLELSDLVKALEEEFGVSAQAPVAMAAAPVAGAAAAGGAEEKTEFDVVLSNAGNSKIKVIKVVREITGLGLKEAKALVDGAPKPVKEAVSKEDAEEMKSKLEEVGATVEVK
- the rpoC gene encoding DNA-directed RNA polymerase subunit beta', whose product is MFELNNFDSIRIGLASPEKIRQWSRGEVKKPETINYRTLKPEKEGLFCEKIFGPTKDWECHCGKYKRVRYKGVVCDRCGVEVTKAKVRRERMGHIELAAPVSHIWYFKGIPSRMGLILDMSPRSLEKILYFASYVVIDSGDTPLSNKQLLSEKEYREAVDKYGKKFKAGMGAEAVKELLRNIELDKESKELRMQLKDSSGQKKIRITRRLEVIEAFRQSGNKPEWMILDVIPIIPPDLRPMVQLDGGRFATSDLNDLYRRVINRNNRLKRLLDLGAPDIIVRNEKRMLQEAVDALIDNGRRGRPVTGPGNRPLKSLSDMLKGKQGRFRQNLLGKRVDYSGRSVIVVGPELKFYQCGLPKEMALELFKPFVMKKLVSDGLAHNIKSAKRMVEKVKGEVWDVLELVIKNHPVLLNRAPTLHRLGIQAFEPVIVEGKAIKLHPLVCTAYNADFDGDQMAVHVPLSSEAQAESRFLMLSINNILAPQAGKPITTPTQDMVLGSYYLTIEVDGEKGEGKIFKDFNEMFLAYQNEEVGLHARVKIRRRLDEDDKGQLVEGTVGRFIFNEHLPQDLGFVDRSKDKYSLEVDTLVDKKMLGKIIEKCFNTHGNTVTASVLDHIKQVGFHYSTVGAITISVGDIIVPEAKKELVSKAEELIDKYEKAYRRGLISDDERYEKVIEVWTKTTEDVTDALMSNLDKLNNIFIMAHSGARGSKNQIRQLAGMRGLMANASGKTVEMPVKANFREGLSVLEFFISTHGARKGLADTALRTADSGYLTRRLVDVSQDVIVRHEDCGTEEGIVVKAFKDGNEIIEALSERIAGRYCLEDVVNPETGEVLVAAGNLIDNNTADRIEAAGVESVKIRSVLTCKVKHGICAKCYGRNLATGGKVDVGEAVGIIAAQSIGEPGTQLTMRTFHTGGVAGGDITQGLPRVEELFEARKPKGLAIISEIAGKISINESKKKKEVVVTDEDGESKSYTVPYGSRIKVRNGDYIEAGDELTEGSVNPHDILKIKGVNGVQSYIVKEVQRVYKMQGVDINDKHVEVIVKQMLNKVKIEDAGDTDLLPGSLVNIFDFEAENEKIEDQDGKPAVGRRTLLGITKASLATESFLSAASFQETTRVLTEAAIKGKEDHLLGLKENVIIGKLIPAGTGMRRYKNIAVNNIEKEEEEENEVEE
- a CDS encoding ribosomal L7Ae/L30e/S12e/Gadd45 family protein, giving the protein MLSDLKDKKKVIGTKQAKRAVINDKVEMMYIAKDADRFIIDSLVQLCNEKTVDVVFVEHMKELGKACGIDVSAASVALLK
- the rplJ gene encoding 50S ribosomal protein L10, with product MSSRIESKKQVVEEIKGKIDKAQAMVLVDYRGLNVEEVTELRKKFTEAGVEYKVYKNTMMRFAFKDQGLEEFNKHLVGPNAIAFGFEDPVAPAKITNEFAKEHEELDIKAGVVDGKIIGLDGIKELAELPPKEVLIAQVLGGLNGPISGFANVLQANIKNLVYALNAVKEKQEA
- the rpoB gene encoding DNA-directed RNA polymerase subunit beta, translating into MVHPVSFGKRVRMSYSRIEEVLELPDLIEVQKQSYKWFVNEGLKEVFEDISPIQDYTGNLILEFVDYHISGEPKYCVEECKERDTTYAAPLKVKVRLINKETGEVKEQEVFMGDFPLMTEKGTFIINGAERVIVSQLVRSPGVYYSQNIDKTGNRQYSATVIPNRGAWLEFESDSNGIVYVRVDRTRKLPITVLARAMGYGTDADILELFGESEELLNSLEKDSAESEEDGLLEIYKRLRPGEPPAVESARSLINTLFFDPKRYDLAKVGRYKFNKKLALHNRIIGREAAENVVDPETGEILAEKGQKITRDMAYKIEASGINDVDILVDGSKIVKVIGNHFIDVDSFELPFDLTELGLKERVYYPVMKSILDQSENEDEIKDSIKERIRELMPKHIIIPDIIASMNYEFNLFNGVGEEDDIDHLGNRRVRSVGELLQNQFRIGLSRMERVVRERMTIQDIDIATPQALINIRPVAASIKEFFGSSQLSQFMDQTNPLAELTHKRRMSALGPGGLSRDRAGFEVRDVHHSHYGRMCPIETPEGPNIGLINSLATYARINEYGFIEAPFRKVDKERAVVTEDIEYLTADVEDYFVVSQANEPLDEEGHFINKRVAIRGENGAIDVIPRDEADYMDVSPKQIVSVATAMIPFLENDDANRALMGANMQRQAVPLLKPQAPIIGTGMEYKAAKDSGVAIVSKVDGVVDKVSANEILIRKDEDGQIEKYKLLKFKRSNQGTCINQRPIVEKDEKIQKGQVIADGPSTDLGEIALGKNLLIGFMTWEGYNYEDAILLNERLVKEDVLTSIHIEEYESDARDTKLGPEEITRDIPNVGEDALKDLDERGIIRSGAEVKSGDILVGKVTPKGETELTAEERLLRAIFGEKAREVRDTSLRVPHGETGIIVDVKVFTRENGDELPPGVNELVRVYVATKRKINVGDKMCGRHGNKGVISRILPEEDMPYLPDGKPLDVVLNPLGVPSRMNIGQVLEVHLGMAANALGWHVATPVFDGANEDDIMDALEEAGLPRSGKIMLRDGRTGEHFDNPVTVGYMYMLKLHHLVDDKIHARSTGPYSLVTQQPLGGKAQFGGQRFGEMEVWALEAYGAAHTLQEILTVKSDDVVGRVKTYEAIVKGENIPDPGIPESFKVLIKELQSLSLDVKVLTEEDNEIEIKESVEDDEEDSNIKLELENNDYDQEDDKN
- the nusG gene encoding transcription termination/antitermination protein NusG, which produces MADISDKAKWYVVHTYSGHENKVMANIEKMVENRGMQDVIQEVKVPTEEHIETKNGKRKVKERKKFPGYVMVKMIITDESWYLVRNTRGVTGFVGPGSKPVPLTNDEIKMLGVQEALPQIDIEIGDSIKVISGPFENFMGNVEDINLEKRKMKVFISMFGRETLVELDFGQVEKL
- the rplA gene encoding 50S ribosomal protein L1 — protein: MSKRGKNYQDSAKILDREKLYDASESIELVQKTAKAKFDETIELSVRLGVDPRHADQQVRGAIVLPHGTGKTKKVLVFAKGEKVKEAEAAGADYVGAEEYMEKIQKENWFDFDVVVATPDMMGVVGRLGRILGPKGLMPNPKSGTVTFDVEKAIKEIKAGKVEYRVDKTSIIHVPIGKASFGTEKLQENFDAIMGAIIKAKPSAAKGKYLRSVVISSTMGPGIKINGQKLMEK